A section of the Elusimicrobiota bacterium genome encodes:
- a CDS encoding LPP20 family lipoprotein: MKKTLLILMSLACACASPTPAKANPRNPKPEWVDGSSMEYSRDKYLTGVGSADDRATAQERARGEISKIFSSQITVNTASLAAESTVQVTGKKDQNSFSQSVSNSVENVSKKVLEGVEIPETWQDDASRVYYALAVLDKSKSVSAITDKIADFDAQVKQWYAQMVQATDKLLKVKAGMKLLALFKARKGLESDLRILDGKGMPNPVDEAAVRAAAAKTLSELDVAIDVSGTKSREVETGVVKALNGFGLQATAGAPQGAVDILVTGEAETNPVEGTDVRWKFARSYVTVSLKDGRTNKVFLQFDVAEKGSSGDYNTAARRSLANLSKKVASAINDGITEYFENQ, from the coding sequence ATGAAGAAGACACTGCTAATCCTCATGTCGCTGGCCTGCGCCTGCGCGAGCCCGACTCCGGCCAAGGCCAATCCCCGGAATCCGAAGCCGGAGTGGGTGGACGGCTCCAGCATGGAGTACTCCCGGGACAAGTACCTGACCGGAGTCGGCAGCGCCGACGACCGGGCCACGGCGCAGGAGCGCGCCCGCGGGGAGATATCCAAGATCTTCTCCTCGCAGATCACGGTCAACACGGCCTCGCTGGCGGCCGAATCCACCGTGCAGGTCACGGGCAAGAAGGACCAGAACTCCTTCTCGCAATCGGTCTCCAACAGCGTGGAGAACGTGTCCAAGAAGGTCTTGGAGGGCGTGGAGATCCCGGAGACCTGGCAGGACGACGCTTCGCGGGTCTATTACGCCCTGGCGGTGCTGGATAAGTCCAAGTCCGTATCCGCCATCACGGACAAGATCGCGGACTTCGACGCCCAGGTCAAGCAGTGGTACGCGCAGATGGTCCAAGCCACGGACAAGCTGCTCAAGGTCAAGGCCGGGATGAAGCTCCTGGCCCTGTTCAAGGCCCGCAAGGGCCTGGAGAGCGACCTGCGCATCCTCGACGGCAAGGGCATGCCCAATCCGGTGGACGAGGCGGCGGTGCGCGCCGCGGCCGCCAAGACCCTCTCCGAGCTGGACGTGGCCATCGACGTCTCGGGCACCAAGTCCCGCGAGGTGGAGACGGGCGTGGTCAAGGCCTTGAACGGCTTCGGCCTGCAGGCCACGGCCGGCGCCCCGCAGGGCGCGGTGGACATTCTGGTCACGGGCGAGGCTGAGACCAACCCGGTGGAGGGCACGGACGTGCGCTGGAAGTTCGCGCGCTCCTACGTGACCGTGAGCCTCAAGGACGGCCGCACCAACAAGGTCTTCCTGCAGTTCGACGTGGCCGAGAAGGGCTCCTCAGGCGACTACAACACCGCGGCGCGCAGGAGCCTCGCCAACCTCTCCAAGAAGGTGGCGTCGGCTATCAACGACGGCATCACCGAGTATTTCGAGAACCAGTAA